In Paracholeplasma morum, a single genomic region encodes these proteins:
- the glgB gene encoding 1,4-alpha-glucan branching protein GlgB, which produces MFKITPEDAYFYNEGKLYDAYRIFGSFLVKDDKGFVTKTRFTVYAPNARMVSVVGDFNNWQEEAHVLSKIDEMGIWSIEIPWNLEWAKYKYVIYTPQGKLYKADPYARFAENRPGTASKVYDLEGYEWHDDVWMFTKEKVYEKPLLIYELHMGSWRTRYGQFIKYNEIVDQLIKHLTEQNFTHVELMPIYEHPLDDSWGYQGTGYYAATSRYGVPKDLMYMIDRLHQAGFGVIMDWVPGHICKDPHGLYFFDGTPLYEHNETWKRENEVWGTANLDLAKGHTRSFLLSNALYWMEYFHVDGFRVDAVSNLLYFLGDSRNGVDEGAKGFLRLASEVLFKKDDRVLFMAEDSTAFEGVTRPVDMGGIGFNYKWNMGFMNDVLRYFKREPIHRKWHHHDITFGLTYAFSEQFVLPFSHDEVVHGKGTLLTRMPGDYWQKFANYRLLMGLYITHPGKKLLFMGQEFAHFQEWSVHRQLDWNLFEFQSHDKANHFVRDLFGLYKTERALYETDHDKEGFEWIDSTNAEQSIYSFIRYSKDKHEHLVVVLNMTPVVYHNFEIGVPEKGSYVEIMNSDFVKYGGSDQYNGLLLEAFDEPRHNRPHHIKITLGPLTAVILKFKR; this is translated from the coding sequence ATGTTTAAGATTACACCAGAAGATGCGTATTTTTACAATGAAGGTAAGCTCTATGATGCTTATCGTATTTTCGGGTCTTTTTTAGTCAAAGATGATAAAGGCTTCGTTACTAAAACAAGATTTACAGTTTACGCACCAAACGCGAGAATGGTTTCCGTGGTTGGTGATTTTAACAACTGGCAAGAAGAAGCACATGTATTATCCAAGATTGATGAAATGGGTATTTGGTCTATCGAAATTCCATGGAATCTAGAATGGGCAAAATACAAATATGTGATCTATACCCCACAAGGTAAGCTTTATAAAGCAGACCCTTATGCAAGATTTGCAGAAAACAGACCAGGAACTGCCTCCAAAGTATATGACTTGGAAGGGTATGAATGGCATGATGACGTATGGATGTTTACAAAAGAAAAGGTGTATGAAAAACCACTCTTAATTTATGAACTACATATGGGATCATGGCGTACAAGATATGGGCAGTTTATTAAGTATAACGAGATTGTTGACCAATTGATCAAACACTTAACTGAACAAAACTTCACCCATGTAGAATTGATGCCAATTTATGAACATCCACTAGATGATTCATGGGGGTATCAAGGCACTGGCTATTATGCTGCAACCTCACGCTATGGCGTTCCTAAAGATTTAATGTACATGATTGATCGTCTTCACCAAGCAGGATTTGGTGTCATTATGGACTGGGTTCCAGGTCATATTTGTAAAGACCCTCATGGATTATACTTCTTTGATGGTACACCACTATATGAACACAATGAAACCTGGAAACGTGAGAATGAGGTTTGGGGCACAGCGAACTTAGACTTGGCTAAAGGCCATACAAGAAGTTTCTTATTATCGAACGCGCTATATTGGATGGAGTATTTCCATGTAGATGGCTTTAGAGTAGATGCCGTGTCTAACTTACTCTATTTCTTAGGAGATTCAAGAAACGGCGTCGATGAAGGCGCCAAAGGCTTCTTAAGACTAGCCTCAGAAGTATTATTTAAGAAAGATGACCGCGTGTTATTCATGGCAGAGGATTCAACTGCATTTGAAGGGGTCACCAGACCTGTGGATATGGGTGGAATCGGCTTTAATTATAAATGGAACATGGGGTTCATGAATGACGTATTAAGGTATTTTAAACGTGAACCAATCCATCGTAAATGGCATCACCATGATATTACGTTTGGTTTGACTTATGCATTCTCAGAACAGTTTGTCTTACCTTTTTCACATGATGAAGTCGTACATGGAAAAGGCACACTATTAACTAGAATGCCTGGTGATTATTGGCAGAAGTTCGCTAACTACCGCTTATTAATGGGATTATACATTACACATCCAGGTAAGAAACTCTTATTTATGGGTCAAGAATTTGCACATTTTCAAGAGTGGAGCGTTCATCGCCAATTAGACTGGAATTTATTTGAATTCCAATCACATGATAAAGCCAATCACTTCGTTAGAGATCTATTTGGCCTTTATAAAACAGAACGTGCACTATACGAAACCGATCACGATAAAGAAGGATTCGAATGGATTGATTCAACCAATGCCGAACAAAGCATCTATAGTTTTATAAGGTATTCCAAAGACAAACATGAACATCTTGTCGTGGTTTTAAACATGACACCAGTTGTTTATCACAACTTTGAAATAGGGGTCCCAGAAAAGGGATCATATGTAGAAATCATGAACAGTGACTTTGTCAAATATGGCGGTTCTGACCAATATAATGGACTTTTATTAGAAGCGTTTGATGAACCTAGACACAACAGGCCACATCACATTAAAATCACACTGGGGCCATTAACCGCTGTTATTTTGAAATTCAAGAGATAA
- a CDS encoding RecX family transcriptional regulator: MKVDQVKRIRYGYEITLGDHKYKLEDETLLEFHINKGKEINDKDLSKILEFNDKAIIKRKALLYLKRPKSVKTFKTYLEGLMADEALIHELISSFTKMKYLDDREYAKMIIDTYQNRYGYSRIKDILRQKGIPLAIIESLPKTSDASLEEKIKKAVLLSKKPNYSKAKETLSRQFLTKGYTYEEINPLIDKYLKTKIFIQENHIKKAFLKLYKKYEDEPLKVQKDKIKQALYRQGFDIEQIDQYFIEMGNMDV; this comes from the coding sequence ATGAAAGTTGATCAAGTTAAACGCATACGATATGGGTATGAAATCACTTTAGGTGATCATAAATACAAACTCGAAGATGAAACGCTACTTGAGTTTCATATTAATAAAGGTAAAGAGATTAACGATAAGGATTTATCTAAAATCTTAGAATTTAATGATAAAGCAATCATAAAACGAAAAGCACTACTGTATTTAAAAAGACCTAAGTCAGTCAAAACGTTTAAGACTTACCTAGAAGGGTTAATGGCTGATGAGGCTTTGATTCATGAACTGATTAGTAGTTTTACTAAAATGAAATACCTAGATGACCGTGAATATGCTAAAATGATTATAGATACATACCAAAACAGGTACGGATATAGCCGTATCAAAGACATATTACGGCAAAAGGGTATCCCTTTAGCAATCATTGAATCTCTGCCTAAAACCTCCGATGCCTCACTCGAAGAAAAGATTAAGAAGGCGGTTTTGCTGTCAAAGAAACCGAACTATTCGAAGGCAAAAGAAACCCTTTCAAGACAATTTCTCACAAAGGGATACACTTATGAAGAGATCAACCCTTTGATCGATAAGTATTTAAAAACTAAAATATTTATTCAAGAAAATCATATTAAGAAGGCATTCTTAAAGCTTTATAAGAAATATGAAGATGAACCACTAAAAGTTCAAAAAGATAAAATCAAACAAGCCTTATATCGACAAGGCTTTGATATAGAGCAGATTGATCAATACTTTATAGAAATGGGGAATATGGATGTTTAA
- a CDS encoding S41 family peptidase, whose protein sequence is MVLVKTKKTLLLVISLLIGFLSGCSEITPDFIKRPAEYEIYSILDRYYYKDLDFKLSDVTSTKDMIERLNDPYTYIYEANTRSIEFGEFYHGIGVTIIDTESGLLVTEINPLANLKTVYPFDIITKVNDQPLEGLSFNDKQNLLIGSLNDLFTLSILRGDQTIVTTVTIKEIPLNSVSYKNYDGIGLIDINRFSGNADDLFNTYLAALESEAIEGLIIDVRDNGGGYLDSVVSILNNFMIGEDAFLSMHRVYDDHYDRYFPIENAVPKTYPIVVLMNENSASASEVLAIAMKENGSYPLIGNKSFGKDVYQVSYSVEKSGENKLLNMTQGYWLSPKLNSVSGGILPDYEVAKHELFLFNYPMYVKPIELGMSLESEEALVSLINLLETSLPSFTLSTFDEAFEVKVRAYQEQNDLLVTGKLDYQTILNLIDQYQLLEQNYLYDLQLQYALSYMVNYES, encoded by the coding sequence GTGGTTTTAGTAAAGACTAAGAAAACCTTATTGTTGGTTATTAGCCTATTGATAGGTTTTTTAAGTGGGTGTAGTGAGATTACCCCTGACTTCATTAAAAGACCAGCAGAATATGAGATTTATTCAATTTTAGATAGGTATTATTACAAAGACTTAGATTTCAAACTCTCGGACGTCACCTCTACAAAAGATATGATTGAACGTCTTAATGATCCTTATACCTATATTTATGAGGCAAATACTCGTTCTATTGAATTTGGTGAGTTCTATCATGGGATTGGTGTTACAATCATTGATACTGAATCAGGGTTACTAGTCACTGAAATAAACCCTTTAGCCAATTTAAAGACCGTTTACCCATTCGACATTATTACAAAAGTGAATGATCAACCTTTAGAAGGATTGTCATTTAACGATAAACAAAACTTATTAATAGGGTCACTTAATGACCTTTTTACCCTTTCAATCCTAAGGGGAGACCAAACCATTGTAACGACAGTGACCATTAAAGAAATCCCACTAAACTCGGTATCATATAAGAATTATGATGGCATCGGATTGATAGATATTAACCGCTTTTCTGGCAATGCAGATGATTTATTTAACACTTATTTAGCCGCACTGGAGTCTGAAGCAATCGAAGGATTGATTATTGACGTAAGAGATAATGGCGGTGGGTATTTGGACTCGGTAGTGAGTATTTTAAACAACTTTATGATTGGTGAAGATGCATTCTTGTCCATGCACCGCGTGTATGATGATCATTATGACAGGTATTTTCCAATAGAAAATGCTGTGCCTAAAACTTATCCAATTGTGGTATTAATGAATGAAAATAGTGCTTCAGCCAGTGAAGTTTTAGCTATTGCAATGAAAGAAAATGGCTCATATCCTCTAATTGGAAATAAGAGCTTTGGTAAAGACGTTTATCAAGTATCCTATTCTGTTGAAAAATCTGGAGAGAATAAGCTCCTGAATATGACACAAGGGTACTGGTTATCACCAAAACTGAATTCAGTCAGTGGTGGGATTTTGCCTGATTATGAAGTAGCAAAACATGAACTCTTCTTATTTAACTATCCAATGTATGTAAAACCTATAGAATTAGGAATGAGTCTTGAATCAGAAGAAGCCTTAGTTTCCTTAATCAACCTTTTAGAAACCAGTTTACCTTCATTTACCCTATCAACCTTTGATGAAGCATTTGAGGTAAAAGTTAGAGCATATCAGGAGCAAAATGACCTATTAGTAACAGGAAAACTCGATTATCAAACCATCTTAAATCTGATTGATCAGTATCAATTGTTAGAGCAAAATTACCTTTATGATCTACAGCTACAATACGCTTTATCTTATATGGTGAATTATGAAAGTTGA
- a CDS encoding YitT family protein, which translates to MNKKLVSEFLNIVLGVILMTLGFYFFLLPEDLVIGGVMGLAVIFQTHINPTIIIYILNLSLLMLGLIILGKKFFIRTVFGSVASPVILSIIQLFKIEETLIMNQVTDSKLIIAALSGSILVGFGLGIVFRNGGTTGGMDIVQNIFHKKFHFPYQMIFYFTDGLIVVLSFIVFKNVELFIYAVASVFLTSLIVDNVSIKGRASQTMFIITHKPDLVKKAIYDTVDRGCTLIDSEGGYSGNKSKLIICTMNQREVYRMRSEFDIVAPEAFTFMTDTKEAVGRGFSKD; encoded by the coding sequence ATGAATAAAAAACTAGTATCTGAATTCTTAAACATCGTCTTAGGTGTGATTTTAATGACACTTGGGTTTTACTTTTTCTTACTTCCAGAAGACTTAGTTATCGGAGGGGTTATGGGATTAGCTGTTATATTTCAAACCCATATTAACCCAACCATAATCATCTATATTCTAAACTTGAGTTTATTAATGCTTGGGTTAATCATTTTAGGTAAAAAATTCTTTATTAGAACAGTGTTTGGTTCGGTAGCTTCACCAGTGATATTATCAATAATTCAATTGTTTAAAATCGAAGAAACATTGATTATGAATCAGGTCACTGACTCGAAGTTAATCATCGCTGCACTATCTGGGTCAATACTAGTCGGATTCGGACTAGGGATTGTATTTAGAAATGGTGGAACCACTGGTGGAATGGATATTGTTCAAAATATTTTCCACAAGAAATTTCATTTTCCGTATCAAATGATATTTTATTTCACAGATGGATTGATTGTTGTATTATCTTTTATTGTATTTAAGAATGTGGAATTGTTCATTTATGCGGTCGCATCTGTCTTTTTGACCTCATTGATTGTGGATAATGTTTCCATCAAAGGTAGAGCAAGTCAGACGATGTTCATCATAACCCATAAGCCTGACCTTGTTAAAAAGGCAATATATGATACCGTAGACAGAGGATGTACCCTAATCGATTCAGAGGGTGGATACTCAGGCAACAAGAGTAAGTTGATTATTTGTACAATGAATCAAAGAGAAGTCTACCGTATGCGAAGTGAATTTGACATCGTAGCCCCAGAAGCATTTACATTTATGACAGACACGAAAGAGGCGGTAGGTCGTGGTTTTAGTAAAGACTAA
- the prfB gene encoding peptide chain release factor 2: MERYELNKHIASFETRLEDLEKALDIESLKESLIEQTKQMSEPDFWDDVKKAQSIIQKTNNQKEELDTYLRLLEQQETLKELASVTDEQTEDWLMISEEVHLLDKELKEFETLILLDGPYDDLPAIIELHPGAGGTESQDWCEMLFRMYQRYAVRKNFKVEVLDYQSGEEAGIKSVTMKIKGRHAYGYLKSEHGVHRLVRISPFDSNARRHTSFVSCEVIPEIDQRIDVKINDEDLKIDVYRSSGAGGQSVNTTDSAVRITHLPTNTVVTCQNERSQLKNKETAMQLLTSKLAALEIQKQMQLLSDIKGEQKDIGWGSQIRSYVFHPYQMVKDHRTQYESSQTTQVMDGDIDAFINAYLKKG; encoded by the coding sequence ATGGAAAGATACGAATTAAACAAACACATCGCATCATTTGAAACGCGTTTGGAGGACTTAGAAAAAGCCTTAGACATAGAATCATTAAAAGAATCACTCATTGAGCAAACCAAACAAATGAGTGAACCTGATTTTTGGGATGATGTAAAAAAAGCTCAAAGCATTATTCAAAAAACGAACAATCAGAAAGAAGAACTAGATACCTATCTACGTTTGCTTGAACAACAAGAAACACTAAAAGAATTAGCTTCTGTAACAGATGAACAAACCGAAGACTGGTTAATGATCTCTGAAGAAGTTCACTTATTAGATAAAGAACTGAAAGAATTTGAGACTTTAATCTTATTAGACGGCCCGTACGATGACTTACCAGCGATAATTGAATTGCATCCCGGTGCAGGTGGTACAGAGTCACAGGATTGGTGCGAAATGCTATTTAGAATGTATCAGCGTTATGCGGTAAGAAAGAACTTTAAAGTAGAAGTGCTGGATTATCAATCCGGTGAAGAAGCTGGAATCAAAAGTGTAACGATGAAAATTAAAGGTAGACATGCTTACGGCTATTTAAAGAGTGAGCACGGGGTACATCGCTTAGTGAGAATTTCTCCGTTTGATTCAAACGCTAGAAGACATACATCGTTTGTTTCTTGTGAAGTCATTCCAGAAATTGATCAACGAATCGATGTTAAAATAAATGATGAAGACTTGAAAATCGATGTATATAGAAGCAGTGGTGCTGGTGGACAAAGCGTCAATACCACAGACAGTGCAGTGAGAATTACTCATCTACCTACTAATACAGTGGTTACCTGTCAAAATGAACGCAGTCAGTTGAAGAATAAAGAGACTGCTATGCAGCTTTTAACCTCAAAACTTGCAGCTTTAGAAATCCAAAAACAGATGCAACTGCTTTCGGACATCAAAGGTGAACAAAAAGATATAGGATGGGGTTCTCAAATTAGATCCTATGTTTTCCATCCGTATCAAATGGTTAAAGATCATCGAACTCAGTATGAATCTAGTCAAACCACTCAAGTAATGGATGGCGATATTGATGCATTCATTAATGCATATTTAAAGAAAGGATAA
- the secA gene encoding preprotein translocase subunit SecA has product MFKKWFDSGLKELKKARPLADKIDALASNMAALSDDELRGKTEEFKNRVKNGESLDSLLVEAYAVVREASRRVTGLYPYYVQLLGAIAIHGGNIAEMKTGEGKTLTAVMPAYLNALSGEGVHIVTVNEYLARRESDGPIGEIYRFLGLTVGLNIRELTSDQKKEAYACDILYSTNSELGFDYLRDHMVLYEKDMTQKRGLNYAIIDEVDSILIDEARTPLIISGGAKQNHNLYQAADRFTKSLKDEDYYIDIESKSIELSESGISKAEQSFRIANLYDLDNVALLHHINNALRANYIMFRDKDYMVVEDAVLIIDQFTGRVLPGRQFSEGLHQALEAKENVEIKKETITVATITYQNFFRMYKKLSGMTGTAKTEEEEFREIYNMYVVEVPTNEPVVRNDAPDYLFVTLEEKYEALIKDVEERHKKGQPILLGTIAVETSELLSRLLTKRGIKHDVLNAKQHEREADIIARAGQKYSVTIATNMAGRGTDIKLGEGVVELGGLAVIGSERHESRRIDNQLRGRSGRQGDPGYSRFYLSAEDELLMRFGGETFKQRIQMISKLNMDKKTGETQPLESKMFSKFVSSAQKRIEGQNYDARKNVLKYDDVLRKQREIMYAERTFVLTNDDIEPFVLKAIDGHLESVLNSHIVNVGRNKYDIDDEAIISQLDGQTFNRGTLQKEQLEKLDETTLIPYVKSLAMDEINRKKSMFPEEIFKEFLKVVALRVIDTHWTKHIDEMSELRQAVSLQSYGQGNPLQIYQNEGFRKFTEMTNAIQKDIATFVLRAQIRQNNEREEVVKNAKTNEGGELRKKPAKVKMNKYQRNMPNWKR; this is encoded by the coding sequence ATGTTTAAAAAATGGTTTGATTCAGGTCTAAAAGAACTTAAAAAAGCAAGACCTTTAGCGGATAAAATTGATGCACTAGCATCAAATATGGCAGCTTTAAGCGATGATGAGTTAAGAGGTAAGACTGAAGAGTTCAAAAATCGCGTAAAAAATGGCGAGTCACTAGATAGCTTATTAGTTGAAGCTTATGCCGTTGTTAGAGAAGCTTCTAGACGTGTTACGGGCTTATACCCATATTATGTTCAGCTACTAGGGGCAATTGCAATCCATGGTGGTAATATCGCAGAAATGAAAACTGGTGAAGGTAAAACCCTTACCGCTGTCATGCCTGCTTACTTAAATGCTTTGTCAGGAGAAGGCGTTCATATTGTTACAGTCAACGAATACTTAGCCAGACGTGAATCAGATGGGCCAATCGGTGAGATTTACCGCTTTTTAGGACTTACGGTAGGCTTAAACATACGTGAATTGACTTCCGATCAAAAGAAGGAAGCTTATGCGTGTGACATTCTTTATTCAACAAACTCAGAATTAGGGTTTGACTACTTAAGAGACCACATGGTGTTATATGAAAAAGATATGACACAAAAACGTGGTTTAAATTACGCAATCATTGACGAAGTTGACTCCATTTTAATTGATGAAGCGAGAACCCCTTTAATCATTTCTGGTGGCGCCAAACAAAATCATAACTTATATCAAGCTGCAGACCGATTCACTAAGTCATTAAAAGATGAAGATTACTATATTGATATCGAATCTAAATCGATTGAACTTTCAGAATCAGGTATTTCTAAGGCTGAACAAAGCTTTAGAATCGCAAACCTATACGACTTAGATAATGTTGCTTTATTGCATCATATTAACAATGCCTTAAGAGCAAACTACATCATGTTCAGAGATAAGGATTACATGGTTGTAGAGGATGCAGTATTGATCATTGACCAGTTTACAGGTCGTGTATTACCAGGTAGACAGTTTTCGGAAGGACTTCACCAAGCATTAGAAGCCAAAGAAAATGTTGAAATCAAAAAAGAAACGATTACAGTAGCAACTATTACTTACCAAAACTTCTTTAGAATGTATAAGAAACTATCAGGGATGACTGGGACAGCTAAAACCGAAGAAGAAGAATTTAGAGAAATTTATAACATGTACGTCGTTGAAGTCCCAACCAATGAACCGGTTGTCAGAAACGACGCGCCAGACTATTTATTTGTCACTTTAGAAGAAAAATACGAAGCATTGATCAAAGATGTTGAAGAAAGACATAAGAAGGGACAACCAATCCTTCTTGGTACGATTGCCGTAGAAACGTCTGAATTATTATCGAGACTCTTGACAAAAAGAGGTATTAAACATGACGTTCTTAATGCTAAACAACACGAAAGAGAAGCAGATATCATCGCCAGAGCTGGTCAAAAATACTCTGTTACGATTGCGACAAATATGGCCGGTCGTGGTACCGACATTAAACTTGGTGAAGGCGTCGTAGAACTAGGTGGTTTAGCCGTAATTGGATCTGAAAGACATGAATCTAGACGTATTGACAATCAGTTAAGAGGACGCTCTGGACGCCAAGGTGACCCAGGGTACTCAAGATTCTATTTGTCTGCTGAAGATGAACTGTTAATGCGTTTCGGTGGCGAGACTTTTAAACAAAGAATTCAAATGATTTCGAAATTAAACATGGACAAGAAAACTGGTGAAACTCAACCACTTGAAAGTAAAATGTTTAGCAAGTTCGTAAGCAGTGCACAAAAACGTATTGAAGGTCAGAACTATGATGCTCGTAAAAATGTCTTGAAATACGATGACGTATTACGTAAACAAAGAGAAATCATGTATGCTGAACGTACATTCGTTTTAACTAATGATGACATTGAGCCATTTGTACTTAAAGCCATTGATGGACACTTAGAATCTGTCCTAAATTCACACATCGTCAATGTGGGTAGAAATAAATATGATATAGACGATGAAGCCATCATTTCACAACTAGATGGTCAAACATTCAATAGAGGAACCTTACAAAAAGAACAACTAGAGAAGTTAGATGAAACTACTTTAATTCCTTATGTTAAGTCGCTTGCAATGGATGAAATTAACCGTAAGAAATCCATGTTCCCTGAAGAAATCTTTAAAGAGTTCTTGAAGGTCGTAGCCTTACGTGTGATTGATACTCACTGGACTAAACACATTGATGAAATGAGTGAGTTAAGACAGGCTGTATCGTTACAATCCTATGGTCAAGGTAACCCACTTCAAATCTATCAAAACGAAGGCTTTAGAAAGTTTACAGAGATGACGAATGCGATTCAAAAAGACATTGCAACCTTTGTCTTAAGAGCCCAAATCCGTCAAAACAATGAACGCGAAGAAGTCGTAAAAAATGCGAAAACCAATGAAGGTGGAGAACTTAGAAAGAAGCCAGCGAAGGTTAAAATGAATAAATACCAACGCAATATGCCTAATTGGAAGAGATAA
- a CDS encoding LemA family protein, producing MTSEMIILTVLGSLLGLALICFLWVIATTNLFNKLIVKVEEAESGVDVALEQRYDVLVKLLDVTKGYAKYEASTLESIVSLRKPVQNAPISEKQSYSNDLSSALNKLNIVLEQYPDLKASQNYLKLQEASVEVEDNLQAARRVYNANVSTYNQKLVVFPNSVIANWKKYTKRDFFEAEPSKRKDVEFNL from the coding sequence ATGACTAGTGAAATGATTATCCTAACAGTATTAGGTTCACTGTTAGGATTAGCTTTAATTTGTTTTCTTTGGGTAATTGCAACCACTAACTTATTCAACAAACTCATCGTCAAAGTTGAGGAAGCTGAATCTGGTGTTGATGTTGCTTTAGAACAAAGATATGATGTTCTTGTAAAGCTTTTGGATGTAACAAAAGGCTATGCAAAATATGAAGCGAGCACACTTGAATCGATTGTTTCTTTAAGAAAACCTGTGCAAAACGCACCAATTTCCGAAAAACAATCTTATTCAAATGACTTGTCATCTGCTTTAAATAAACTGAATATCGTTTTGGAACAATACCCAGATTTAAAAGCAAGTCAAAACTATTTGAAGTTACAAGAAGCTAGTGTTGAAGTTGAAGATAACCTTCAAGCTGCTAGACGCGTTTATAATGCGAATGTCTCAACCTATAATCAAAAATTAGTTGTATTTCCTAATTCGGTAATTGCGAATTGGAAGAAATATACAAAGAGAGATTTTTTTGAAGCAGAGCCATCTAAACGTAAAGATGTAGAATTTAATTTATAA
- the metK gene encoding methionine adenosyltransferase has product MEKKLFTSESVTSGHPDKICDRLSDAILDAILTHDKDARVACETTVTTGLVLVMGEITTTTYVDIQEIVRNTVAKIGYNRGKFGFDAENLAVLVSINSQSPDIAMGVDEYDGHEQGAGDQGLMFGFACDETENFMPLPIELAHQLVRRLDDVRNSNLVDFLRPDGKSQVSVEYDEFDRPLRVDSVVVSSQHADIPIETVRDAIKKHVIDAVIPRHLVDENTKYYINPTGKFVVGGPKGDSGLTGRKIIVDTYGGYSRHGGGAFSGKDPSKVDRSASYMARYIAKNIVASGVASKCEVQLAYAIGVAQPVSIRIDTFNTAKVSDDLIIETVRKHFRLTPKGIIESLDLKRPIYEQTANYGHMGRSDIDLPWERLDKVAFFKELL; this is encoded by the coding sequence ATGGAAAAGAAATTATTTACATCAGAATCCGTAACATCAGGACATCCTGATAAGATTTGCGACCGTTTATCGGATGCGATTCTAGACGCGATTCTAACACATGATAAAGACGCAAGAGTAGCTTGCGAAACGACAGTAACGACCGGCTTAGTACTGGTCATGGGTGAAATTACCACCACAACCTATGTTGACATCCAAGAGATTGTCAGAAATACGGTTGCTAAAATCGGCTATAACCGTGGAAAATTCGGCTTTGATGCAGAAAATCTAGCAGTATTGGTCTCAATCAATTCGCAATCTCCAGATATTGCCATGGGGGTAGATGAATATGATGGGCATGAACAAGGTGCTGGCGACCAAGGCTTGATGTTTGGTTTTGCATGTGATGAAACTGAAAACTTCATGCCACTACCAATTGAATTGGCGCATCAACTTGTTAGAAGATTAGATGATGTTAGAAACTCTAATTTAGTCGACTTCTTAAGACCAGATGGTAAATCCCAAGTATCTGTTGAATACGATGAGTTCGATAGACCTTTAAGAGTGGATTCAGTTGTTGTGTCTTCACAACACGCTGATATTCCCATTGAGACGGTAAGAGATGCAATCAAAAAACATGTCATCGATGCTGTAATCCCTAGACATTTAGTCGATGAAAACACTAAATACTATATTAACCCTACTGGTAAATTTGTCGTGGGTGGTCCAAAAGGAGACTCAGGACTAACAGGTCGTAAAATCATTGTGGATACATATGGTGGTTATTCTAGACATGGTGGGGGCGCCTTTTCAGGAAAAGACCCATCTAAAGTGGATAGAAGTGCTTCGTACATGGCAAGATACATTGCTAAAAATATTGTTGCAAGTGGGGTTGCATCCAAATGTGAAGTTCAATTAGCATACGCAATTGGCGTTGCACAACCAGTGTCTATTCGAATTGATACCTTCAATACTGCAAAGGTTAGTGATGACCTAATCATTGAAACAGTTAGAAAACACTTTAGATTGACGCCCAAAGGCATTATTGAGTCTCTTGATTTGAAACGTCCGATCTACGAACAAACTGCCAACTATGGACACATGGGTAGAAGCGATATTGACTTACCATGGGAAAGACTAGATAAAGTTGCTTTCTTTAAAGAATTATTATAA
- a CDS encoding phosphatidylglycerophosphatase A family protein: MKKKVLFSREEMARLCVEALKSRGVEIDEIAKIAYQQQARYTSNIRFETCRESVLKILSLRDIFHHVLLAVELDRMAEQKLFRGPIQDIIEQDLGLFGVDEVLGLDVARLYGVIGMTNFGDIDVNKHGIVSRLNEDGKKEGIVHTFLDDIVGAIAAAASTRVAQVINEDIAHEEPHKAISLFD; encoded by the coding sequence ATGAAGAAAAAAGTACTTTTCAGTAGAGAAGAAATGGCACGTCTTTGTGTCGAAGCATTAAAGAGTAGAGGCGTTGAAATTGATGAGATTGCGAAAATTGCATACCAACAACAAGCGCGTTATACGTCCAATATTCGTTTTGAAACTTGTAGGGAGTCGGTCTTGAAGATTTTATCTTTAAGAGATATTTTCCACCATGTTTTACTAGCTGTTGAACTTGATAGAATGGCTGAACAAAAACTATTTAGAGGTCCAATTCAAGACATCATTGAACAAGACCTAGGGTTATTTGGAGTCGATGAAGTTTTAGGCCTTGATGTTGCTAGACTTTATGGTGTTATCGGCATGACAAACTTTGGTGATATTGATGTTAATAAGCACGGTATCGTTTCTAGATTAAACGAAGATGGTAAAAAAGAGGGAATCGTTCATACATTCCTTGATGATATTGTTGGCGCAATAGCAGCGGCAGCTTCAACACGCGTTGCTCAAGTAATCAATGAAGATATTGCCCACGAGGAGCCTCATAAAGCCATTTCATTGTTTGACTAA